One Trichoderma atroviride chromosome 7, complete sequence DNA segment encodes these proteins:
- a CDS encoding uncharacterized protein (EggNog:ENOG41), with product MSPDAVSLLFPDRPIRPLPKRRLRERLSPEVANSIKYPSNIHDHIPLFYYPSYTTRNDNGIPALTSISPTLQHHRDDSRRNSTLRRNGAVMAAVFKEEWRETLMMGSSPKIQGVVIQASAALDPLRQTMELQVIPSAASSADGYESFENTNNKKKRKIPTTGDSLANNSLSLGGDTSASSISNSMRARSPVAEVPSSRASLAPAASPGNNSHVSSSQGLSGSGRGRLGRSNNGRSPLRTLSDGSNVWSSRSRANSSQWTTAGQTGGGIISNAIATAEKEPLQGQENGSLLLPQLTAYRAMSASTQFTFTCRSAGQSVSTQSSQNLPAAPPPESQCNTGQPIKASHILDTAEIWICEFCEYERIFGEPPRTLIRDYEIKDRRHRQEEADRKRLLEKAKAKSRKGKKHNKAKAKNGHTNDHISDQPQATRPTDISPAMTNEQSRSTHSGDGYEDDYEDGDGYSDAPPRHNSNSVATHADPLPPPRAKT from the exons ATGTCTCCTGATGCCGTGTCGTTGTTATTTCCCGATCGGCCGATTCGGCCCCTGCCGAAACGCCGACTTCGGGAAAGGTTATCGCCAGAGGTAGCCAACTCGATCAAATATCCCTCCAATATCCACGACCATATACCTCTATTCTACTATCCATCTTATACTACGAGGAACGACAACGGGATACCCGCTTTGACATCGATTAGTCCCACTCTCCAACACCATCGTGATGATTCTAGAAGGAATTCTACGTTGCGACGGAATGGGGCTGTTATGGCAGCTGTATTCAAGGAAGAATGGCGAGAAACCCTTATGATGGGATCGTCGCCGAAAATTCAGGGTGTGGTAATACAAGCCTCTGCAGCGTTGGACCCTCTTCGCCAGACGATGGAGTTACAAGTGATACCATCTGCTGCTTCATCGGCGGACGGCTACGAGTCTTTTGaaaacaccaacaacaagaagaagcggaaaaTCCCCACTACCGGAGATTCTTTAGCAAACAACAGTCTATCTTTGGGCGGCGATACCAGTGCGTCATCGATATCGAATTCTATGCGAGCTCGGTCACCGGTGGCTGAAGTACCCAGTAGTAGAGCATCGCTGGCCCCGGCTGCGTCCCCGGGAAACAATTCGCATGTTTCAAGCAGCCAAGGACTATCTGGATCTGGCAGAGGGAGACTTGGGCGATCTAATAACGGACGCAGTCCCCTGCGAACTTTGTCAGATGGAAGCAATGTCTGGTCCAGCCGTTCAAGGGCTAATTCATCCCAGTGGACAACGGCCG GCCAGACTGGAGGTGGTATTATATCGAATGCAATTGCGACTGCCGAGAAAGAACCTCTGCAAGGACAGGAGAATGGAAGTCTGTTGCTGCCGCAATTGACTGCTTACAGGGCAATGTCTGCTTCTACTCAGTTCACATTCACTT GCCGCTCCGCAGGTCAAAGTGTATCAACTCAGTCGTCACAAAATTTACCAGCTGCACCTCCCCCCGAGTCCCAGTGTAACACAGGGCAGCCCATCAAAGCAAGTCA CATATTAGATACGGCCGAGATTTGGATATGTGAGTTCTGCGAGTACGAACGCATCTTTGGCGAACCTCCCCGCACTCTCATTCGAGATTACGAAATCAAGGATCGTCGACATCgccaggaagaagcagaccGAAAACGATTAttagaaaaggcaaaagcaaaaagcagaaaggggaagaaacacaacaaggcaaaagcaaaaaatgGCCATACGAACGACCATATCTCAGACCAGCCCCAGGCTACGCGACCAACTGACATTTCACCCGCCATGACTAATGAACAGAGCCGTTCCACCCACTCTGGCGACGGATATGAAGACGATTATGAAGACGGGGATGGTTATTCAGATGCACCGCCCAGACACAACTCCAATTCTGTGGCCACCCATGCAGATCCCCTACCTCCACCACGAGCAAAAACCTAG
- a CDS encoding uncharacterized protein (EggNog:ENOG41) yields MASTRIVQLQSLKPDLHERAWVSIPHPSLPLIATAHGKNVTVFSLSTLSSHSALTDGHARSIRSVAWKPALPPHELCLISGSFDSSAGVWRWNKGGNEDDGDGLGQDMSRGPAGDEAAKSGEWDYNLVLEGHDSEVKCCAFNPSGNYLATCSRDKSIWIWEDIASSESEDDWETIAVLNEHEGDVKAVAWCPDVPGRNSVGQRYYSVDVLASASYDNTARIWREDSDGEWVCVAVLQGHEGTVWGVEWEPKPRDNRFPRLLTFSADETIRVWTLEQGQDNADGEGPAMAQGLGGIPSTMRRSFKEQWNCTAVLPKVHDKDVYSVTWSAESGLIASTGSDGVIALYKEEEAAAPLDPPGSLRG; encoded by the coding sequence ATGGCCTCTACACGCATCGTCCAGCTGCAGTCGCTCAAGCCCGATCTCCATGAACGAGCCTGGGTATCGATACCGCATCCTAGCCTCCCTCTAATCGCAACCGCCCACGGCAAAAATGTCACTGTCTTCTCTCTATCGACTCTCTCTTCCCATAGCGCCTTGACCGACGGCCACGCGCGATCCATCCGAAGCGTCGCCTGGAAACCTGCACTGCCGCCACATGAGCTGTGCCTCATCTCGGGCAGCTTCGATTCTTCCGCCGGCGTCTGGCGCTGGAACAAGGGCGGCAACGAGGACGACGGCGATGGTCTGGGCCAGGACATGTCAAGAGGGCCCGCGGGTGACGAAGCCGCCAAGTCTGGCGAATGGGACTATAACCTTGTGCTAGAGGGCCACGATTCCGAAGTCAAGTGCTGCGCGTTTAACCCGTCGGGCAACTACCTTGCGACCTGCTCGCGCGACAAGTCCATCTGGATATGGGAGGACATTGCCAGCTCCGAATCCGAAGACGACTGGGAGACGATCGCCGTTCTCAATGAGCATGAGGGAGACGTCAAAGCCGTAGCCTGGTGTCCCGATGTGCCTGGGCGCAACAGCGTTGGGCAGCGATACTACAGCGTCGATGTTcttgccagcgccagctaCGATAACACAGCTCGAATCTGGCGCGAGGACTCGGATGGAGAATGGGTTTGCGTAGCTGTTCTTCAAGGACATGAAGGCACCGTCTGGGGCGTAGAGTGGGAACCAAAGCCGAGAGACAATCGATTCCCCAGACTCTTGACATTCTCTGCTGATGAGACAATACGCGTGTGGACGCTTGAGCAAGGACAAGACAACGCTGATGGGGAGGGCCCAGCGATGGCTCAGGGCCTGGGTGGTATACCAAGCACGATGCGAAGGTCCTTCAAAGAGCAGTGGAACTGCACGGCTGTGCTCCCCAAGGTGCACGACAAGGATGTGTATTCAGTCACATGGAGCGCTGAATCTGGCCTCATCGCCAGCACTGGGAGTGACGGTGTTATTGCTTTAtacaaagaggaagaagctgctgctccattAGACCCCCCCGGCAGTCTCCGAGGATAA
- a CDS encoding uncharacterized protein (CAZy:GH13), with protein MTSHPMKKNEYGVFEIIVPAKNNQKAITHNSKIKISLVLNGGHRIDRLPAWIKYVTQDLSVSPVYDARFWNPEPAEKYSFKHPRPKKPESIRVYEAHVGISSPEQRVTTYDEFTDKLLPRIRDLGYNAIQLMAIMEHAYYASFGYQVNSFFAASSRYGTPEGLKRLVDTAHEMGIVVLLDVVHSHASKNVLDGLNEFDGTDHQYFHSGSKGTHDLWDSRLFNYGHHEVMRFLLSNLRFWMDEYHFDGFRFDGVTSMLYLHHGIGTGFSGGYHEYFGPDVDEEAVVYLMVANEMLHSLYPECVTVAEDVSGMPALCLPLSLGGVGFDYRLAMAIPDMWIKILKEKKDEQWDLANICFTLTNRRHGEKTIAYCESHDQALVGDKTLMMHLCDAQLYDNMTTLKPLTPVIDRGMALHKMIRLLTHGLGGEGYLNFEGNEFGHPEWLDFPRAGNNNSFWYARRQLNLTEDNLLRYKFLNTFDKLMNHCEERYGWLHAPQAYISLKHEGDKVIVFERAGLVFIFNFHTSQSFSDYRIGVEVPGEYKIVLNSDAEEVGGHNRLDESTRFFTTPMEWNGRKNWTHVYIPCRTAIILALAQ; from the exons ATGACGTCCCACcccatgaagaagaatgaataTGGAGTCTTTGAGATCATTGTTCCCGCCAAGAACAACCAGAAGGCCATAACACACAATTCTAAGATCAAG ATCTCTCTTGTTCTCAATGGAGGCCATCGAATTGATCGCTTGCCAGCATGGATTAAATATGTCACCCAAGATCTTTCTGTTTCACCAGTCTATGACGCTCGATTCTGGAACCCGGAGCCTGCGGAGAAATATTCATTCAAGCACCCACGaccaaagaagccagaaaGCATTCGGGTGTATGAAGCCCACGTCGGAATTTCTTCTCCGGAGCAGCGTGTCACTACATACGACGAGTTCACCGACAAATTGCTTCCCAGAATTAGAGACCTTGGCTACAATGCTATCCAGCTGATGGCCATTATGGAGCATGCGTACTATGCTAGTTTCGGATACCAGGTCAacagcttctttgctgcGAGCAGCCGGTATGGAACCCCTGAAGGTTTGAAAAGGCTTGTCGACACTGCACATGAAATGGGAATTGTTGTGTTGCTGGACGTGGTTCATAGCCATGCGTCAAAGAATGTACTTGATGGACTCAATGAATTCGATGGAACCGACCACCAGTACTTTCACAGTGGAAGCAAAGGCACCCACGATCTTTGGGATAGCAGACTCTTCAACTACGGCCATCACGAGGTGATGCGATTCCTACTGAGCAATCTCCGATTCTGGATGGACGAGTATCACTTTGATGGCTTCCGCTTCGATGGCGTTACCAGCATGCTCTACCTGCACCATGGAATTGGAAC TGGATTTTCTGGCGGATATCATGAGTACTTTGGCCCTGATGTCGACGAGGAGGCTGTTGTGTACCTGATGGTTGCCAACGAGATGCTGCACTCACTCTATCCCGAGTGTGTAACTGTCGCCGAGGATGTGTCGGGAATGCCGGCTCTGTGTCTCCCTCTGTCACTTGGTGGCGTGGGTTTCGACTACCgactggccatggccatcccTGATATGTGGATTAAGATTCTCAAGGAGAAAAAGGATGAACAGTGGGATCTTGCCAACATATGCTTCACTTTGACTAATAGACGTCATGGCGAGAAAACCATTGCCTATTGTGAGAGTCACGACCAAGC GCTTGTCGGAGACAAAACATTGATGATGCATCTATGCGATGCGCAATTATATGACAACATGACCACTCTCAAGCCGTTGACGCCCGTTATTGACCGTGGAATGGCGCTGCACAAGATGATTCGACTTCTTACGCACGGATTGGGTGGTGAGGGCTACCTCAACTTTGAAGGTAACGAATTTGGTCATCCTGAGTGGCTTGATTTCCCTCGAGCCGGAAACAACAATTCATTCTGGTACGCCCGTCGACAGCTGAATCTCACGGAGGATAATCTGCTTCGATACAAGTTCCTCAACACATTTGACAAGTTGATGAACCACTGTGAAGAGCGTTATGGCTGGCTCCACGCGCCCCAGGCTTACATCTCCCTAAAGCATGAAGGTGACAAGGTCATTGTGTTTGAGAGAGCGGGACTTGTCTTTATTTTCAACTTCCATACCAGCCAGAGCTTCAGCGACTACCGCATCGGCGTTGAAGTGCCCGGAGAATACAAGATTGTCCTGAACAGTGACGCGGAGGAAGTGGGCGGCCACAACAGGCTCGATGAGAGTACTCGCTTCTTCACAACGCCCATGGAGTGGAATGGGCGGAAAAACTGGACTCACGTGTACATCCCATGCCGAACTGCTATT ATATTGGCTTTGGCTCAGTGA
- a CDS encoding uncharacterized protein (EggNog:ENOG41), which translates to MATLVALPHELSLHIFSLLECNNKVHLSATCRSFRTQLIPEIFSTIRFTSDEASAASALAAVETYGQYTKKIEFTCQCNHEESPPPPGPSLPPAACKLLKGLLTPNLHTVKLGFQFGLDDEDLDPFDIYDDLEDAGRVRLSERQDRWRAQMNGAWEALVGNALVRELILDELPAKWTSTYDTDAFRRFLNQLESATIHIFGIPYEEWRSNITSGYEDFVNKLGAAFFSHMDGLKHLHLWATDPLGLAGERMPYTKLPLPPEDLPALQSLTLENSFVSPELIPFIKFHAQVLKSLRLNESFCGDYLSWTDFFDQVYEVKPSLTEVIYRGDKAPFMIDEEDEVWWADESDLLHFRQRLEADPTLNVFRRGHLDPDTGVLFFNLREELKRFNQGDDQRAYVRLMGLVNGNRAEAKVNFR; encoded by the coding sequence ATGGCGACCCTCGTAGCTCTCCCGCACGAATTATCCCTTCATATCTTCAGCCTCCTCGAGTGCAACAACAAAGTCCATCTGAGTGCTACATGCAGGTCATTCAGAACTCAGTTGATACCCGAAATTTTCAGTACAATACGATTCACCAGCGATgaggcatcagcagcatctgcattGGCCGCCGTCGAAACTTACGGTCAGTACACGAAAAAAATCGAGTTCACATGTCAATGCAATCATGAAGAGAGCCCACCGCCACCGGGGCCATCTCtgccgccagcagcttgcAAGCTCTTGAAAGGCCTCCTGACGCCAAACTTGCACACGGTCAAACTCGGGTTTCAATTCGGCCTCGATGATGAGGACCTCGACCCCTTTGATATTTATGATGATTTAGAGGACGCCGGCAGGGTTCGCCTGTCGGAAAGGCAAGACAGGTGGCGAGCGCAGATGAATGGGGCTTGGGAGGCCCTTGTGGGTAATGCCCTTGTAAGAGAGCTTATCCTTGATGAGCTGCCCGCAAAATGGACCTCTACATATGATACCGATGCCTTTCGCCGTTTTCTCAACCAACTTGAGTCTGCGACGATTCATATATTTGGCATTCCATATGAAGAGTGGCGGAGTAATATAACAAGCGGCTATGAAGATTTTGTCAACAAGTTGGGTGCTGCATTTTTCAGCCATATGGACGGACTCAAGCATTTACATCTCTGGGCGACAGATCCGCTCGGCCTCGCGGGTGAAAGGATGCCTTACACCAAGCTTCCTTTGCCTCCTGAAGACCTCCCTGCTTTACAATCTCTCACGCTGGAAAACAGTTTTGTCAGTCCAGAGTTGATTCCGTTCATAAAATTCCACGCTCAGGTCCTCAAATCTCTCCGCTTAAACGAGTCCTTCTGTGGGGACTACTTATCCTGGACCGATTTTTTTGATCAAGTATACGAAGTGAAGCCCTCACTTACCGAAGTGATATATAGAGGCGACAAGGCGCCATTTATGatcgacgaggaagacgaagtgTGGTGGGCTGACGAGTCAGATCTTTTGCATTTCCGCCAAAGGCTGGAAGCAGATCCAACACTGAATGTGTTTCGGCGGGGACATTTAGACCCAGATACAGGAGTGCTCTTCTTTAATCTCCGTGAGGAATTGAAGAGGTTTAACCAGGGTGATGATCAGAGGGCATACGTTCGTCTCATGGGACTAGTCAATGGAAACAGGGCAGAGGCAAAGGTTAACTTCAGATAG
- a CDS encoding uncharacterized protein (BUSCO:EOG092D2MK3), with translation MASLTGHTLFKKKEGILSFSSDHGAITWTPASGGPATISLPINNITNLQQTPDSSPKVMLKIFEKSESGNDPVTYLFHFNTQEAKVEAQAIKDLLSRLLADLRSTDANVSKLGAATAAPAANGDGSASASATLGSSNGINSQSMSPKWFDDSQLKTNIELQQSLMKKDKSLHQTYMSAISTKPDSMTSAAFNSQFWSMRINLLRAHAIEINQKKGAYNVLSTVKPRTVDGELKLNISVEQVQMIFAQHPLIKRIYNETVPRVSEAEFWSRFFLSKLAKRLKGERVTDNDPADAIFDKYNADGNALDAHAKTMSQPVPHIIDIEGNEENQGGFKGGNAKDVEMRPRANIPIVRTLNNLSEKILANVPPSDSTTIDSKGLYDTSRELILRDLRGEGEEKRIMLNIKERNNFFSSKDSPSLKNRDIFGNQLPGEILAKMRNLYAAGNDKATDNGLQINIDLDVDSDSDKESKPGVNTARDAVKEAEKDVMAGIYQQRSQKYGGASDDSSPMGIPSQISEKSALTHATTIEFLHQFWDGFLSGDPDRAMEVQYLAESLARSTTRIQAVADEAEAERDNIIQKRKQEIRSHFERTGKKIRWKPDMVGGGRDAVSKIMQPTLDALRRAQDSYSKALGEENIQISTENA, from the exons ATGGCCAGTCTAACGGGCCACACTCTtttcaagaagaaagagggcATCCTCTCCTTCAGCAGTGACCATGGAGCGATAACTTGGACACCAGCATCGGGAGGCCCTGCAACGATCTCACTACCAATCAACAATATAACTA ATCTGCAGCAAACCCCCGACAGCTCTCCGAAGGTTATGCTTAAAATATTCGAAAAGTCCGAGAGCGGAAACGACCCCGTTACATACCTCTTTCATTTCAACACCCAGGAAGCCAAGGTAGAGGCGCAAGCAATCAAAGATCTCCTTTCTCGACTCTTGGCCGATCTCAGAAGCACCGATGCAAACGTGTCCAAGTTAGGTGCTGCCACCGCAGCGCCCGCTGCTAATGGAGATGGCTCAGCAAGCGCCTCTGCCACTTTAGGATCCTCCAACGGCATAAATTCACAATCAATGTCTCCAAAATGGTTCGACGATAGCCAATTGAAAACAAACATTGAGCTACAGCAATCTCTCatgaaaaaagacaagagtCTGCATCAAACTTACATGAGCGCTATATCAACTAAGCCAGATTCGATGACAAGTGCCGCCTTCAATTCCCAATTCTGGTCCATGAGGATAAATCTGTTGAGAGCTCATGCTATTGAAATCAACCAGAAAAAGGGGGCATATAATGTCCTTTCTACTGTTAAACCCCGGACTGTTGATGGAGAGTTAAAATTGAATATCAGCGTCGAACAGGTCCAAATGATCTTCGCTCAGCACCCGTTAATCAAACGAATTTATAATGAAACCGTACCGAGAGTCTCTGAGGCGGAATTCTGGTCGCGGTTTTTCCTCAGCAAGCTAGCCAAGAGACTCAAGGGAGAACGCGTCACGGACAATGACCCTGCagatgccatctttgacaaaTACAATGCCGATGGCAATGCGCTTGATGCTCATGCGAAAACTATGAGCCAGCCTGTTCCTCACATAATCGACATTGAGGGTAATGAGGAGAATCAGGGAGGATTCAAAGGAGGCAATGCCAAGGATGTCGAGATGCGACCTAGAGCTAATATTCCCATTGTTAGGACGCTTAACAACTTGAGCGAGAAAATCTTAGCCAATGTTCCTCCCTCGGACAGCACAACGATTGATTCAAAGGGACTTTACGATACGTCTCGAGAATTAATCCTACGAGATTTgaggggagaaggggagGAAAAACGTATTATGCTCAATATCAAAGAGAGGAATAACTTTTTCTCGTCCAAAGATTCCCCGTCGCTAAAAAATAGAGACATTTTTGGGAACCAGCTGCCTGGCGAGATACTCGCCAAAATGCGAAATCTATATGCGGCCGGGAACGATAAGGCCACAGACAATGGGCTTCAAATTAACATAGATCTCGACGTAGATAGTGATAGCGACAAAGAGTCGAAGCCCGGGGTCAATACCGCCCGTGATGCAGtcaaagaggcagaaaaggaTGTCATGGCCGGTATATACCAACAACGCTCCCAAAAATACGGGGGCGCCTCAGATGATTCCTCCCCGATGGGAATCCCCTCCCAAATTTCCGAAAAATCCGCGCTTACTCATGCCACAACCATTGAGTTCCTTCACCAGTTTTGGGATGGTTTTCTTTCTGGCGATCCTGATCGGGCGATGGAGGTTCAATATTTGGCTGAATCGCTAGCAAGGTCCACAACGCGCATCCAGGCCGTAgctgacgaggctgaggctgagcgcGACAACATCATTCAGAAGCGCAAGCAAGAGATCCGTAGCCACTTTGAACGCACAGGAAAGAAGATCCGGTGGAAGCCAGACATGGTGGGCGGCGGCCGTGATGCTGTCTCCAAAATAATGCAGCCAACGCTAGATGCACTACGGCGAGCACAGGACTCTTATTCCAAGGCactgggagaagaaaatatCCAAATATCAACGGAGAATGCGTAA
- a CDS encoding uncharacterized protein (CAZy:GH13), with protein sequence MAAPTEQQSNPQDGTGVIKLDPWLAPFSDALKRRYYKAQHWIKVINDNEGGFEKFSKGTDIYGFNVDDKNNIIYREWAPNAEQAYLIGDFNGWNMTSHPMKKNEYGVFEIIVPAKNNQKAITHNSKIKISLVLNGGHRIDRLPAWIKYVTQDLSVSPVYDARFWNPEPAEKYSFKHPRPKKPESIRVYEAHVGISSPEQRVTTYDEFTDKLLPRIRDLGYNAIQLMAIMEHAYYASFGYQVNSFFAASSRYGTPEGLKRLVDTAHEMGIVVLLDVVHSHASKNVLDGLNEFDGTDHQYFHSGSKGTHDLWDSRLFNYGHHEVMRFLLSNLRFWMDEYHFDGFRFDGVTSMLYLHHGIGTGFSGGYHEYFGPDVDEEAVVYLMVANEMLHSLYPECVTVAEDVSGMPALCLPLSLGGVGFDYRLAMAIPDMWIKILKEKKDEQWDLANICFTLTNRRHGEKTIAYCESHDQALVGDKTLMMHLCDAQLYDNMTTLKPLTPVIDRGMALHKMIRLLTHGLGGEGYLNFEGNEFGHPEWLDFPRAGNNNSFWYARRQLNLTEDNLLRYKFLNTFDKLMNHCEERYGWLHAPQAYISLKHEGDKVIVFERAGLVFIFNFHTSQSFSDYRIGVEVPGEYKIVLNSDAEEVGGHNRLDESTRFFTTPMEWNGRKNWTHVYIPCRTAIILALAQ encoded by the exons ATGGCAGCTCCAacagagcagcagagcaaTCCCCAGGATGGCACAG GCGTCATCAAGCTGGACCCCTGGTTAGCCCCGTTTAGCGACGCGCTGAAGCGGCGATACTATAAGGCGCAGCACTGGATTAAAGTTATAAACGACAATGAAGGTGGCTTTGAGAAGTTTTCCAAG GGCACTGATATCTACGGCTTCAATGTGGACGACAAGAACAACATCATCTACCGCGAGTGGGCGCCCAACGCGGAGCAGGCGTATCTCATTGGTGATTTCA ATGGCTGGAATATGACGTCCCACcccatgaagaagaatgaataTGGAGTCTTTGAGATCATTGTTCCCGCCAAGAACAACCAGAAGGCCATAACACACAATTCTAAGATCAAG ATCTCTCTTGTTCTCAATGGAGGCCATCGAATTGATCGCTTGCCAGCATGGATTAAATATGTCACCCAAGATCTTTCTGTTTCACCAGTCTATGACGCTCGATTCTGGAACCCGGAGCCTGCGGAGAAATATTCATTCAAGCACCCACGaccaaagaagccagaaaGCATTCGGGTGTATGAAGCCCACGTCGGAATTTCTTCTCCGGAGCAGCGTGTCACTACATACGACGAGTTCACCGACAAATTGCTTCCCAGAATTAGAGACCTTGGCTACAATGCTATCCAGCTGATGGCCATTATGGAGCATGCGTACTATGCTAGTTTCGGATACCAGGTCAacagcttctttgctgcGAGCAGCCGGTATGGAACCCCTGAAGGTTTGAAAAGGCTTGTCGACACTGCACATGAAATGGGAATTGTTGTGTTGCTGGACGTGGTTCATAGCCATGCGTCAAAGAATGTACTTGATGGACTCAATGAATTCGATGGAACCGACCACCAGTACTTTCACAGTGGAAGCAAAGGCACCCACGATCTTTGGGATAGCAGACTCTTCAACTACGGCCATCACGAGGTGATGCGATTCCTACTGAGCAATCTCCGATTCTGGATGGACGAGTATCACTTTGATGGCTTCCGCTTCGATGGCGTTACCAGCATGCTCTACCTGCACCATGGAATTGGAAC TGGATTTTCTGGCGGATATCATGAGTACTTTGGCCCTGATGTCGACGAGGAGGCTGTTGTGTACCTGATGGTTGCCAACGAGATGCTGCACTCACTCTATCCCGAGTGTGTAACTGTCGCCGAGGATGTGTCGGGAATGCCGGCTCTGTGTCTCCCTCTGTCACTTGGTGGCGTGGGTTTCGACTACCgactggccatggccatcccTGATATGTGGATTAAGATTCTCAAGGAGAAAAAGGATGAACAGTGGGATCTTGCCAACATATGCTTCACTTTGACTAATAGACGTCATGGCGAGAAAACCATTGCCTATTGTGAGAGTCACGACCAAGC GCTTGTCGGAGACAAAACATTGATGATGCATCTATGCGATGCGCAATTATATGACAACATGACCACTCTCAAGCCGTTGACGCCCGTTATTGACCGTGGAATGGCGCTGCACAAGATGATTCGACTTCTTACGCACGGATTGGGTGGTGAGGGCTACCTCAACTTTGAAGGTAACGAATTTGGTCATCCTGAGTGGCTTGATTTCCCTCGAGCCGGAAACAACAATTCATTCTGGTACGCCCGTCGACAGCTGAATCTCACGGAGGATAATCTGCTTCGATACAAGTTCCTCAACACATTTGACAAGTTGATGAACCACTGTGAAGAGCGTTATGGCTGGCTCCACGCGCCCCAGGCTTACATCTCCCTAAAGCATGAAGGTGACAAGGTCATTGTGTTTGAGAGAGCGGGACTTGTCTTTATTTTCAACTTCCATACCAGCCAGAGCTTCAGCGACTACCGCATCGGCGTTGAAGTGCCCGGAGAATACAAGATTGTCCTGAACAGTGACGCGGAGGAAGTGGGCGGCCACAACAGGCTCGATGAGAGTACTCGCTTCTTCACAACGCCCATGGAGTGGAATGGGCGGAAAAACTGGACTCACGTGTACATCCCATGCCGAACTGCTATT ATATTGGCTTTGGCTCAGTGA